Proteins encoded together in one Planctopirus ephydatiae window:
- a CDS encoding ketopantoate reductase family protein codes for MRVLVLGAGAVGGYFGGRLLEAGQDVTFLVRPLRAQKLAQAGLTITSSFGNAFLPAPACLTASELSALAERGEPAARFDLVILTCKAYDLEQSIADIRPAVGAETLIIPMLNGMRHLQVLDAAFGPRHVLGGKCHISARLNTAGEIVHLSNVHDFVYGERFTEQAERVDVIDPIFSQAKFTAVHSRQILLEMWEKWFFLATLAGINCLMRGTVGDIVQAGGGAYTLQLIEECRLIAERAGYPPRDHVYQDLKHRVLNPKSTLAASLMTDLEAGGANEAAQILYDLKNYPSPVPLGGFSLLDLAITHLRVADIRREREGASSRG; via the coding sequence ATGCGAGTTCTGGTGTTGGGTGCGGGGGCTGTGGGTGGGTATTTTGGCGGTCGGCTGCTGGAAGCGGGTCAGGATGTGACCTTTCTGGTTCGGCCGCTGCGAGCACAGAAGCTGGCTCAAGCGGGTTTGACGATCACCAGTTCGTTCGGGAATGCGTTTTTACCGGCACCTGCTTGCCTGACGGCGAGTGAACTTAGTGCGCTGGCAGAGCGGGGTGAGCCTGCCGCCCGATTCGATCTCGTGATTTTGACCTGCAAGGCCTATGACCTGGAGCAGTCTATCGCTGATATTCGACCAGCCGTTGGGGCTGAGACGCTCATCATCCCGATGCTCAATGGCATGCGGCATCTGCAGGTTTTAGATGCCGCGTTTGGCCCCCGGCATGTGCTGGGTGGCAAATGCCATATTTCGGCTCGGTTGAACACAGCTGGTGAGATTGTGCATTTGAGCAATGTTCACGATTTTGTTTATGGAGAACGATTTACCGAGCAGGCCGAGCGGGTGGATGTGATCGATCCGATTTTTTCTCAGGCGAAGTTTACTGCCGTCCATAGTCGCCAGATTTTGCTCGAGATGTGGGAGAAGTGGTTCTTCCTGGCAACGCTTGCGGGGATTAATTGCCTCATGCGGGGTACGGTGGGAGATATTGTGCAGGCTGGCGGAGGGGCGTATACGTTACAACTTATCGAGGAATGCCGCTTGATTGCCGAAAGGGCGGGCTATCCACCCAGAGACCATGTTTATCAGGATTTGAAGCACCGCGTCCTGAATCCAAAATCCACACTGGCGGCCTCCTTAATGACCGATCTCGAAGCGGGGGGCGCGAATGAAGCGGCACAGATTCTCTATGATCTCAAAAATTATCCATCGCCTGTCCCCCTGGGAGGTTTCAGTTTGCTCGACCTGGCAATCACTCATTTAAGAGTGGCTGACATCCGCAGAGAGCGGGAAGGTGCTTCCTCCAGAGGTTGA
- a CDS encoding DUF444 family protein, which translates to MTRPIDLDTQRFKEIVRGKVRDGLKKYITQGEILGRQGREVVSIPIPNLDIPRFRHGSKGSGGVGQGEGEAGQPVGQGGDQEGGLAQPGDQEGQHIREAELTLDELADMLGSELELPLITPKGDSTLKTKKLRYNSIRQTGPKSLRHFKRTYKRALRRLIATGGYDPLTPVVIPTHEDERFRSSSEVVLPHANAAVIYMMDVSGSMTDDQKQIVRTESFWIDTWLRSQYDGLQRRYIVHDAVAHEVDEDTFYRTRESGGTRISSAYTMAQKIIERDFPPADWNIYCFQFSDGDNWGEDNTLCMQKLQNDLIPVCNLFCYGQVESPYGTGDYLRELKKIVSRFENLILSEIKNREGIYESIKTFLGKGK; encoded by the coding sequence ATGACTCGACCTATTGATCTTGATACCCAGCGGTTTAAAGAAATCGTCCGCGGGAAAGTGCGCGACGGACTAAAGAAGTACATCACTCAGGGAGAAATTCTGGGACGCCAGGGCCGGGAGGTGGTGAGTATTCCGATTCCAAATCTGGATATTCCCCGCTTTCGTCACGGTAGCAAAGGTTCTGGAGGAGTGGGCCAAGGCGAAGGAGAGGCTGGACAACCTGTTGGTCAGGGAGGTGATCAGGAAGGTGGCCTGGCCCAACCCGGCGATCAGGAAGGCCAGCACATTCGCGAAGCCGAACTGACTCTCGATGAGCTGGCTGACATGTTGGGAAGTGAGTTGGAATTGCCACTTATCACTCCCAAAGGAGACAGCACACTCAAAACCAAAAAGTTGCGATACAACAGTATCCGCCAAACCGGTCCCAAATCGCTGCGTCATTTCAAGCGTACCTACAAGCGGGCCCTGAGGCGGCTGATTGCGACGGGGGGGTACGATCCTCTGACTCCCGTCGTCATCCCCACACATGAGGATGAACGCTTCCGCTCGTCCTCGGAAGTGGTGTTGCCGCATGCGAACGCCGCAGTCATTTACATGATGGATGTCTCCGGCTCAATGACCGACGATCAGAAACAGATTGTCCGGACAGAGTCATTCTGGATTGATACGTGGCTGCGCAGCCAGTACGACGGACTTCAGCGGCGGTATATCGTGCACGATGCCGTCGCCCATGAAGTGGATGAAGACACCTTCTATCGCACACGTGAGAGTGGGGGCACGAGAATTTCCTCAGCTTATACGATGGCTCAGAAAATCATCGAGCGCGACTTTCCTCCCGCAGACTGGAACATTTACTGCTTCCAGTTCAGCGATGGCGATAACTGGGGCGAGGACAACACGCTCTGCATGCAGAAACTGCAGAATGATCTGATCCCCGTCTGCAACCTCTTCTGCTATGGCCAGGTCGAAAGCCCCTATGGCACGGGAGATTACCTGCGTGAACTGAAGAAGATCGTCTCCCGTTTTGAAAATCTGATTCTCTCAGAGATCAAGAACCGCGAGGGAATCTACGAATCGATCAAGACGTTTCTCGGGAAGGGAAAATAA
- a CDS encoding MBL fold metallo-hydrolase: MLENLPVHSMPYKDITIEGWSRAAVQSYWRIPELKIGFDLGGSPWDFIGIPTFFITHAHLDHMAALPAYVARRRMMKLEPPTVYVPEAVVEDVERMLRAWQKLDRGRMLVNLIGVGENSEFELGREWVVTSFPTKHTVPSVGYVVWNRRMKLKPEYHGLSGDEIRDLRLAGNEVTAEVRTPWIAYTGDTAPAGLDACEAIYQAKVLITEMTFFRPEHRREKVHKFGHLHLDDFVERKDRFQNEVIIAMHFSTRYPTPTIEKAVMKRLPAELKSKIKLWL; encoded by the coding sequence ATGCTTGAAAATCTTCCCGTTCATTCGATGCCTTACAAAGACATCACGATTGAAGGCTGGTCGCGGGCGGCTGTTCAAAGCTACTGGAGAATTCCCGAGTTGAAAATTGGGTTTGATCTGGGAGGCTCGCCCTGGGACTTCATCGGCATTCCCACCTTCTTTATCACGCATGCGCATCTGGATCACATGGCAGCTCTGCCGGCTTATGTGGCCCGCCGCCGCATGATGAAGCTGGAGCCACCGACGGTTTATGTGCCTGAGGCCGTGGTGGAAGATGTCGAGCGCATGCTCCGTGCGTGGCAGAAGCTGGACCGTGGGCGGATGCTGGTCAATTTGATTGGAGTGGGCGAGAACTCGGAATTCGAGTTAGGTCGCGAGTGGGTGGTCACATCGTTTCCGACGAAGCATACCGTCCCTTCCGTGGGATATGTTGTCTGGAATCGCCGGATGAAGCTTAAGCCGGAATATCATGGCCTTTCCGGTGATGAGATTCGAGATTTGCGTTTAGCTGGGAATGAAGTCACCGCCGAAGTTCGTACTCCCTGGATTGCGTACACAGGGGATACTGCTCCTGCAGGGCTCGATGCCTGTGAAGCGATCTATCAGGCTAAAGTGCTGATTACTGAAATGACTTTCTTCCGCCCGGAGCACCGTCGCGAAAAAGTGCATAAGTTCGGCCACTTGCATCTGGACGATTTCGTGGAACGAAAAGACCGCTTCCAGAATGAAGTGATCATCGCGATGCACTTCAGCACACGCTATCCCACACCGACCATTGAGAAGGCCGTGATGAAACGTCTGCCCGCTGAGCTGAAATCAAAAATCAAGCTTTGGTTGTAG
- a CDS encoding PrkA family serine protein kinase, producing MTTGQDLLEKFSARQNADTFWQEHWQGTFAEYLDIVRENPGVVRTAHQRMYDMITSYGDYSVDEGRRGGLKRYAFFDDPDNGGRDAIFGLTEELAQLVSVFRSAALKYGSERRVLLLHGPVGSSKSTIARLLKKGIERYSLQAEGALYTFGWMEKDGSITWDPMNGDPLQLIPHAYRQELCDQLNEEVQNATYPIEIKGDVCPLSRFYFRERLSEENGDWTKVLGSIVVKRFFLSEADRIGIGTFQPKDEKNQDSTELTGDINYRKIAEYGSESDPRAFNFDGEFNVANRGMIEFIEVLKLDVAFLYDLLGASQEHKIKPKKFAQTDIDTVIIGHTNEPEYRKLQSNEFMEALRDRTVKIDIPYVTKLSQELSIYEKDYNSRRVRGKHIAPHTLEVAALWAVLTRLEEPKHHGLTLLQKLKLYNGKSLPGFTMDNVDQLRKEAKHEGMQGISPRYVQDKISNALVNNADATSINPFMMLNELEGGLKHHSLIPNEDTRDAYRRLISIVKEEYTDVVKNEVQRAIAADDEALTRLCGNYIDNVKAYTQRERVRNKFTGQDEQPDERLMRSIEERIDIPETRKDDFRREIMNYIGALALDGKKFDYKTNERLHKALEMKLFEDQKDTIKLTSLISNVVDKDTQEKIDIVKGRLIRDFGYNDESAHDVLQYVASIFARGDAKRD from the coding sequence ATGACGACAGGACAAGATCTGCTGGAAAAGTTCTCTGCCCGCCAGAATGCCGATACCTTCTGGCAGGAACACTGGCAGGGGACATTCGCCGAATATCTGGATATCGTTCGCGAAAATCCAGGTGTCGTGCGGACGGCTCATCAGCGGATGTACGACATGATCACATCCTATGGTGATTATTCTGTCGATGAGGGCCGCCGGGGTGGCCTGAAGCGCTATGCATTTTTTGATGATCCCGACAACGGGGGGCGGGATGCGATTTTCGGTCTCACGGAAGAACTGGCACAACTTGTCTCCGTATTTCGCAGTGCGGCTCTCAAATACGGCAGCGAACGCCGGGTCTTGCTATTGCACGGCCCTGTGGGCAGCTCAAAATCGACCATTGCCCGACTGCTGAAAAAAGGGATCGAGCGCTATTCCCTCCAAGCCGAAGGAGCACTCTACACCTTTGGATGGATGGAAAAGGATGGCAGCATCACCTGGGATCCGATGAATGGTGACCCGCTACAGTTAATCCCCCATGCTTATCGCCAGGAATTATGCGATCAACTTAATGAGGAAGTTCAGAACGCGACTTACCCCATCGAGATTAAAGGGGATGTCTGCCCCCTTTCTCGATTCTACTTCCGTGAGCGACTCTCTGAGGAAAATGGCGACTGGACGAAAGTTCTCGGATCGATTGTCGTCAAACGCTTCTTCCTGTCAGAGGCCGATCGGATCGGGATTGGTACTTTCCAGCCCAAAGACGAGAAAAATCAGGACTCAACAGAGCTGACTGGCGACATTAACTATCGCAAAATCGCCGAGTATGGCAGTGAATCTGACCCCCGCGCTTTCAACTTTGATGGCGAGTTTAACGTTGCCAATCGCGGCATGATCGAATTCATCGAAGTCCTTAAACTCGATGTCGCCTTCCTTTACGATCTGCTGGGGGCTTCGCAAGAACATAAAATCAAGCCGAAGAAGTTTGCTCAGACCGATATTGATACGGTGATTATCGGCCATACAAACGAACCAGAGTATCGCAAGCTGCAATCCAACGAATTCATGGAAGCCCTTCGTGATCGTACGGTCAAAATTGATATTCCCTACGTCACCAAGTTAAGCCAGGAACTCTCGATCTACGAAAAGGACTACAACAGCCGACGTGTCCGCGGGAAGCACATTGCTCCTCATACTCTCGAAGTGGCAGCGCTGTGGGCCGTTCTTACCCGACTGGAAGAACCCAAACATCACGGGTTGACACTGCTCCAGAAACTGAAGCTCTACAATGGAAAATCATTGCCAGGCTTCACGATGGATAATGTTGATCAGTTGCGGAAAGAAGCAAAGCATGAAGGAATGCAAGGGATTTCACCTCGCTACGTGCAGGATAAGATTTCGAATGCACTGGTCAACAATGCCGATGCCACCAGCATTAACCCATTCATGATGCTTAACGAACTGGAAGGTGGGCTCAAGCATCATTCGCTCATTCCGAATGAAGATACCCGCGATGCTTACCGGCGGCTGATTTCTATCGTCAAGGAAGAATACACCGACGTGGTGAAGAATGAAGTCCAAAGGGCCATTGCTGCTGACGACGAGGCTCTCACACGACTCTGCGGCAACTATATCGATAATGTGAAAGCCTATACTCAGCGTGAACGTGTTCGCAACAAATTCACTGGCCAGGACGAACAGCCCGATGAACGCCTGATGCGGTCGATTGAAGAGCGCATTGATATCCCAGAGACACGGAAGGACGATTTCCGCCGGGAAATCATGAACTATATTGGAGCTCTAGCGCTCGATGGGAAAAAGTTTGACTATAAAACCAACGAACGCTTGCACAAAGCTCTCGAAATGAAGCTTTTTGAAGACCAGAAGGACACCATTAAGCTCACCAGCCTGATTTCCAATGTGGTCGATAAGGACACTCAAGAAAAGATCGACATTGTCAAGGGCCGACTGATTCGTGACTTTGGCTACAACGACGAATCAGCCCACGACGTGCTGCAATATGTCGCGAGCATCTTCGCCCGCGGCGATGCCAAACGTGATTAA
- a CDS encoding HesB/IscA family protein, translating to MPVTLTESAAKEIQRIISEQQMSESTLVRVGIAGGGCSGFKYNFGFEEAADPVNDHLIEYHGVKVAIDKKSALYLDGTTIDFYSGLDRRGFVFENPNAVKSCGCGSSFSA from the coding sequence ATGCCAGTCACATTGACCGAAAGTGCCGCCAAGGAAATTCAGCGGATCATCAGTGAGCAGCAGATGAGTGAAAGCACGCTGGTTCGAGTCGGTATCGCCGGTGGCGGTTGCAGTGGCTTCAAGTATAACTTCGGTTTCGAAGAAGCCGCTGATCCAGTCAACGACCATCTGATCGAATATCATGGTGTGAAGGTTGCTATCGATAAGAAGAGTGCGTTGTATCTGGATGGTACCACCATCGACTTCTACAGTGGATTGGATCGTCGCGGATTCGTGTTTGAAAACCCGAATGCTGTGAAGAGCTGCGGATGTGGCAGCAGCTTCTCGGCTTAA
- a CDS encoding SpoVR family protein, whose protein sequence is MATSISTHRQLPAELREIQLRTEDYARSYGLDFYETIFEVLDLEELCMFAAYGGFPTRYPHWRFGAEYDELVKTHMYGLQRIYEMVINNDPCYAYLLNTNMMIDQKLVIAHVYGHCDFFKNNAFFSHTNRKMLNQMANHAARISRYIDRIGYEQVEQFIDACLSLEDLIDPHSVQIKRAPDISAMPHAALLRDEDFEYLATEGRFPSKGYMDQFINPPEVLEREAKERKDREVERVKKRSFPEQPQRDVLQFLLQHAPLRDWQHDVLSIIRDEAYYFAPQGQTKIMNEGWASYWHTFLMTRHGMNDSEVIDYADHHSGTVAMTPQRLNPYKVGIELFRNIEERWNNGQFGPEYDNCTDMKEKALWKKDVGLGRQKIFEVRRIHNDITFIDEFLTPEFCAQHKFFSFAYNPSADQYEIASREFDQIKQQLLTSLTNHGRPFIYVVDGNYRNRGELYLQHQYQGVELKQGHTQDTLVNLQKLWARPVHIETVVDDKPTVISYDGHSHQTRIASQS, encoded by the coding sequence ATGGCCACGTCGATCTCCACACACCGGCAACTTCCTGCCGAACTGCGTGAAATCCAGTTGAGAACGGAAGACTATGCACGCAGCTATGGGCTCGATTTCTACGAAACGATTTTCGAGGTGCTCGATCTCGAAGAACTCTGCATGTTCGCTGCTTATGGTGGCTTTCCCACGCGATATCCGCATTGGCGATTTGGAGCCGAGTACGATGAGTTAGTCAAGACCCATATGTACGGGCTGCAGCGTATCTACGAGATGGTCATCAACAACGACCCCTGCTACGCCTATCTGCTCAATACGAACATGATGATCGACCAGAAGCTCGTCATCGCCCATGTTTACGGGCACTGCGACTTCTTCAAAAACAACGCCTTCTTCTCGCATACCAACCGCAAGATGCTCAACCAGATGGCGAATCATGCCGCCAGAATCAGTCGTTACATCGATCGCATTGGGTATGAGCAGGTGGAGCAGTTCATTGATGCCTGCCTCTCTCTGGAAGATCTGATTGACCCCCATTCCGTCCAGATCAAGAGGGCTCCGGATATCTCGGCTATGCCGCATGCCGCTCTCTTGCGAGATGAGGATTTTGAATATCTGGCGACGGAAGGACGTTTCCCCTCGAAAGGGTATATGGATCAATTTATTAATCCGCCCGAGGTGCTCGAGCGCGAAGCCAAAGAGCGCAAAGACCGTGAAGTCGAACGTGTCAAGAAAAGATCTTTCCCTGAGCAACCCCAGCGGGATGTGCTGCAGTTTTTATTGCAGCATGCACCACTGCGTGACTGGCAGCACGATGTGCTGTCGATCATTCGCGATGAGGCTTACTACTTTGCGCCCCAGGGTCAGACCAAAATCATGAATGAGGGCTGGGCCAGTTACTGGCATACGTTCCTCATGACCCGTCACGGCATGAATGATTCCGAAGTCATTGATTATGCCGACCATCACAGTGGGACTGTCGCAATGACACCTCAACGACTGAACCCCTATAAAGTCGGGATCGAACTCTTTCGCAATATCGAAGAACGCTGGAACAATGGCCAGTTCGGCCCTGAGTACGACAACTGCACGGATATGAAAGAAAAGGCCCTCTGGAAGAAGGATGTTGGATTAGGCCGGCAGAAGATTTTTGAAGTTCGCCGGATTCATAACGATATTACATTTATCGATGAATTCCTGACGCCTGAGTTTTGTGCCCAGCACAAGTTCTTCTCGTTTGCCTATAACCCTTCAGCAGATCAGTACGAAATTGCCTCGCGAGAGTTCGATCAGATCAAGCAGCAGCTCTTGACCAGCCTGACAAATCATGGCCGGCCATTCATTTATGTGGTGGATGGGAACTATCGTAACCGTGGTGAGCTTTACCTGCAGCATCAATACCAGGGTGTCGAACTGAAACAGGGGCATACTCAGGATACTCTGGTCAATCTCCAGAAACTCTGGGCACGCCCCGTGCACATTGAAACTGTCGTAGACGACAAGCCGACAGTCATCTCTTACGATGGGCATTCCCACCAGACCAGAATTGCTTCTCAAAGTTAA
- a CDS encoding DUF6807 domain-containing protein has translation MTFQQMTGKRALPTAGQFLWCMAVICSLTLGSTTTFGADGGVVAQQEGDQIAITIDGQPFTTLHLGKDLKKPYFWPLMAADGAILTRPIEPGEKEHPHHKGLWISIDEVNHGKHWMEREPIVNRGATIEKAAGDKVVIRLENEWLNGEGQAQLRETTRWTITTNRLIAAEILLEPLVDDVVMGDTKEGFFAVRIAQTMRELQGGKILTANGKTKTKEAWGKPAPWIDYSGKVNEKTYGVTILDDSANFRPGRYHVRDYGLFTVSPFGEGSYQNDMTLSKPVVLAARGASQTVKLRYGLWVHTGIPSAEEIQKVYEGFLTEGRPENLKKAG, from the coding sequence ATGACGTTCCAACAGATGACTGGAAAGAGGGCTTTACCAACTGCTGGCCAGTTTCTCTGGTGCATGGCTGTGATCTGCAGTTTGACGCTGGGCTCGACCACGACTTTTGGTGCGGACGGTGGAGTCGTTGCTCAGCAGGAGGGAGATCAGATTGCGATTACGATTGATGGGCAACCCTTCACGACTTTGCATTTGGGCAAGGATTTGAAAAAGCCCTATTTCTGGCCACTGATGGCTGCCGACGGGGCCATACTCACCCGGCCTATTGAACCGGGAGAAAAAGAGCATCCGCACCATAAAGGATTGTGGATCAGCATTGATGAAGTGAATCACGGCAAGCACTGGATGGAGAGAGAGCCCATCGTGAATCGCGGGGCGACGATCGAGAAGGCGGCTGGCGATAAGGTGGTGATTCGACTCGAAAATGAATGGCTTAATGGAGAAGGGCAGGCACAACTGCGAGAGACCACGCGTTGGACGATCACCACGAACCGCCTGATTGCAGCAGAGATCCTGCTGGAACCATTGGTTGATGACGTGGTTATGGGTGATACCAAAGAAGGATTTTTTGCAGTTCGAATTGCTCAGACAATGCGGGAACTGCAGGGCGGAAAAATTCTCACTGCCAACGGGAAGACAAAGACCAAGGAGGCCTGGGGCAAGCCAGCACCGTGGATTGACTACTCCGGAAAGGTGAACGAAAAAACTTACGGCGTAACAATTCTCGATGACTCGGCCAATTTTCGTCCTGGCAGATACCACGTTCGGGACTATGGTTTATTCACCGTAAGTCCTTTTGGGGAAGGGTCTTATCAGAATGATATGACGCTGTCCAAGCCTGTGGTACTGGCTGCAAGGGGAGCATCTCAAACCGTCAAGCTGCGGTACGGTTTATGGGTTCATACGGGGATTCCGTCTGCTGAAGAGATTCAGAAAGTCTACGAAGGATTTCTGACAGAAGGTCGCCCAGAGAATCTGAAAAAGGCTGGTTGA
- a CDS encoding P-loop NTPase family protein produces MRIQQFLEHHGLSQNPFSQEDAQSDPLFKRFCAQATFHPAWDKICGNPGEPSTAVVFGEKGSGKTALRLQVVDQISEHNVGHPNERVFVVEYDDFNPFLDNFRQHVAPHSSRPERALSQWKLWDHMDAILSLATTRLVDDVLEESHTSKPGAFEIHADRLASLSRSQKRDLLLLAAFFDKARSTHPATRWNALRRKLRFANFVSWWELGLGALATLVLFGVLAQNGSLNQFGRPWPWLVLLVAWGPWLIKQTKLLWLAWRVCRQVRVLNHPLIALKQVLAGFESKDLVAQPVPAKDRSDDRYEFLSKLQSVLRTLGFTGMVVIVDRVDEPHLINGNAERMRDLMWPMFDNKFLKHSGLGFKLLLPVEISHFLSRENPEFYERSRLDKQNMIRSLEWTGESLYDLANDRIKACTNGSTNPPKLLDWFDSSVTEAELVSTLSQMRVPRHLFKFLHQLLVEHCNRFTDGNPQWKIDRSTLHAALAVYRQNLKAYDLGMGPG; encoded by the coding sequence ATGCGGATTCAGCAGTTTCTCGAACATCATGGGCTTTCTCAGAATCCATTCAGTCAGGAAGACGCACAGAGCGATCCGCTGTTCAAGCGGTTCTGTGCTCAAGCGACGTTCCATCCTGCCTGGGATAAAATCTGCGGCAACCCGGGCGAACCATCGACAGCCGTCGTGTTTGGTGAAAAGGGAAGTGGGAAAACGGCACTGCGCCTGCAGGTGGTGGATCAGATTTCCGAGCATAACGTCGGGCATCCGAATGAACGGGTGTTTGTGGTCGAGTACGACGACTTCAATCCGTTTCTCGACAACTTCCGCCAGCATGTGGCGCCGCACTCTTCCCGCCCCGAGCGGGCTTTGAGTCAGTGGAAGCTATGGGATCACATGGACGCCATTCTGTCGTTAGCGACCACTCGGCTTGTGGATGATGTGCTGGAAGAGAGCCATACGTCCAAGCCTGGCGCTTTTGAGATTCATGCGGATCGACTGGCGAGCCTTTCGCGTTCACAGAAACGGGATCTGCTGCTCTTGGCTGCCTTTTTCGATAAAGCGCGCAGTACGCATCCCGCCACGCGCTGGAATGCATTGCGTCGCAAATTGAGGTTCGCCAACTTTGTGAGCTGGTGGGAACTGGGACTGGGAGCGCTGGCCACGCTGGTCCTCTTTGGCGTGCTGGCGCAGAACGGCTCGCTGAATCAGTTTGGCAGGCCTTGGCCGTGGCTGGTGCTGCTGGTTGCGTGGGGCCCGTGGCTGATCAAGCAGACAAAATTGTTGTGGCTGGCCTGGCGCGTTTGCCGGCAGGTGCGCGTGCTGAATCATCCTTTGATTGCACTCAAGCAGGTGCTGGCGGGTTTTGAATCGAAAGACCTCGTGGCACAGCCTGTGCCTGCCAAGGACCGCAGCGATGACCGCTATGAATTCCTCTCGAAATTACAAAGCGTGCTGAGAACGTTGGGCTTCACCGGGATGGTGGTGATTGTTGATCGTGTCGATGAGCCGCATCTGATCAACGGCAATGCCGAACGCATGCGTGATCTCATGTGGCCGATGTTCGATAACAAGTTTCTCAAGCATTCGGGACTGGGTTTCAAGCTGCTGTTGCCTGTCGAGATCAGTCATTTTCTCAGCCGGGAAAACCCCGAATTCTACGAGCGTTCGCGGCTTGATAAGCAGAATATGATCCGCTCGCTGGAGTGGACGGGGGAATCGCTGTACGACCTCGCCAACGATCGGATTAAGGCCTGTACAAATGGCAGTACCAATCCGCCCAAGCTGCTCGACTGGTTCGACAGCAGCGTGACGGAAGCAGAACTTGTCAGCACATTGTCGCAAATGCGCGTGCCCCGGCACCTGTTCAAGTTTTTGCATCAACTGCTGGTCGAGCACTGCAATCGATTCACGGATGGCAATCCCCAATGGAAGATCGACCGCTCGACGTTGCACGCGGCACTCGCTGTCTATCGCCAGAATTTGAAGGCCTACGACCTGGGAATGGGGCCAGGTTAA
- a CDS encoding 4'-phosphopantetheinyl transferase family protein produces the protein MTLSTAANTSCSPLLWPDWSPEILSSSPSHILVVRVPLEISPDRQTQLRELLSTSELARADRYRIPEVGRRFIACRAALKTLLAIHIQGCHQPEEIRAIELIPTASGKPTWAGSQSDFSVSHSGEMALIALQLPCSTSTTNHSPAPLRLGIDLEHAARTTDCLRLARRFFAPGEVAALEALPAEEVQRAFFRCWTRKEAYVKAIGVGLAYSLEAFEVPVHPLPPGTSHRALLSHAADIQQVQRWQLFETAPHPHYEAALFLDAPHPPNINYATIDWAKISIL, from the coding sequence GTGACGCTCTCCACAGCAGCCAACACTTCTTGCAGCCCGCTTCTGTGGCCCGACTGGTCGCCAGAGATCTTGTCCAGTTCGCCCAGCCACATCCTCGTGGTGCGCGTCCCGCTCGAAATCTCTCCTGACCGCCAGACCCAGTTGCGGGAACTTCTTTCCACCTCAGAACTGGCACGGGCCGATCGGTATCGAATTCCGGAAGTCGGTCGCCGGTTCATTGCCTGCCGGGCCGCTCTCAAAACATTGCTGGCCATACACATTCAAGGATGCCATCAACCCGAAGAGATTCGAGCGATCGAACTCATTCCCACTGCCAGCGGCAAGCCCACCTGGGCCGGCAGCCAGAGCGATTTCAGTGTCAGCCATTCGGGCGAAATGGCCTTGATTGCCCTCCAGCTCCCCTGCTCAACATCCACAACAAATCACTCCCCCGCACCGCTGCGACTGGGAATTGACCTCGAACATGCTGCCCGCACGACCGATTGCCTGCGACTGGCCCGCCGGTTCTTCGCACCCGGCGAAGTCGCTGCTCTGGAAGCACTTCCCGCAGAAGAGGTCCAGCGGGCGTTCTTCCGCTGCTGGACACGTAAAGAGGCCTATGTGAAGGCAATTGGCGTGGGCCTCGCGTATTCGCTGGAAGCGTTTGAAGTCCCTGTTCATCCCCTCCCCCCGGGAACCAGCCACCGCGCACTTCTCTCGCATGCCGCCGATATTCAACAGGTGCAGCGCTGGCAACTCTTCGAAACCGCACCCCACCCCCATTATGAAGCCGCTCTCTTCCTCGACGCGCCCCACCCTCCAAACATCAACTACGCCACCATCGATTGGGCGAAAATATCTATTCTATAG